From a region of the Candida albicans SC5314 chromosome 1, complete sequence genome:
- the RIM101 gene encoding alkaline-responsive transcriptional regulator (Transcription factor; alkaline pH response; required for alkaline-induced hyphal growth; role in virulence in mice; activated by C-terminal proteolytic cleavage; mediates both positive and negative regulation; Spider biofilm induced), with amino-acid sequence MNYNIHPVTYLNADSNTGASESTASHHGSKKSPSSDIDVDNATSPSSFTSSQSPHINAMGNSPHSSFTSQSAANSPITDAKQHLVKPTTTKPAAFAPSANQSNTTASQSYTQPAQQLPTQLHPSLNQAYNNQPSYYLHQPTYGYQQQQQQQQQHQEFNQPSQQYHDHHGYYSNNNILNQNQPAPQQNPVKPFKKTYKKIRDEDLKGPFKCLWSNCNIIFETPEILYDHLCDDHVGRKSSNNLSLTCLWENCGTTTVKRDHITSHLRVHVPLKPFHCDLCPKSFKRPQDLKKHSKTHAEDHPKKLKKAQRELMKQQQKEAKQQQKLANKRANSMNATTASDLQLNYYSGNPADGLNYDDTSRKRRYENNSQHNMYVVNSILNDFNFQQMAQAPQQPGVVGTAGSAEFTTKRMKAGTEYNIDVFNKLNHLDDHLHHHHPQQQHPQQQYGGNIYEAEKFFNSLSNSIDMQYQNMSTQYQQQHAGSTFAQQKPTQQASGQLYPSLPTIGNGSYTTSGSSHKEGLVNNHNGYLPSYPQINRSLPYSSGVAQQPPSALEFGGVSTYQKSAQSYEEDSSDSSEEDDYSTSSEDELDTLFDKLNIDDNKVEEVTIDGFNLKDVAKHREMIHAVLGYLRNQIEQQEKEKSKEQKEVDVNETKLYPTITAF; translated from the coding sequence ATGAATTACAACATTCATCCCGTAACATACTTAAATGCTGATAGCAATACCGGTGCAAGTGAGAGTACTGCAAGTCACCATGGTTCCAAGAAATCACCTTCCTCAGATATTGATGTAGATAATGCTACGTCACCTTCATCTTTTACTTCGTCCCAATCACCTCACATTAATGCTATGGGTAACAGTCCCCATTCCTCATTCACTTCTCAATCTGCAGCCAATTCTCCTATCACTGATGCCAAACAACATTTGGTTAAaccaaccaccaccaagcCAGCAGCTTTTGCTCCTAGTGCTAATCAATCTAACACCACAGCTCTGCAATCTTATACCCAACCAGCACAACAATTACCAACTCAGTTACACCCAAGTCTTAACCAAGCCTACAACAACCAACCATCTTATTATTTACACCAACCAACTTATGGctaccaacaacaacaacaacaacaacaacaacaccaagaGTTTAACCAACCATCACAGCAATACCACGACCATCACGGATACTActcaaacaacaacattttGAATCAGAATCAACCAGCTCCACAACAAAATCCAGTCAAGCCATTCAAAAAGACATACAAGAAAATCAGAGACGAAGATTTGAAAGGTCCTTTCAAGTGTTTGTGGAGCAACTGTAACATTATTTTCGAGACTCCAGAAATTTTGTACGATCATTTGTGTGACGACCATGTTGGTAGAAAGTCTTCGAACAATTTGTCATTGACTTGTCTTTGGGAAAATTGTGGCACAACTACAGTTAAGAGAGATCACATTACTTCTCACTTGAGAGTCCATGTCCCATTGAAGCCTTTCCATTGTGACTTGTGTCCCAAATCGTTCAAGAGACCTCAAGATTTGAAGAAACATTCCAAGACTCACGCTGAAGACCATCCaaagaagttaaaaaaGGCACAAAGAGAGTTgatgaaacaacaacaaaaagagGCCaagcaacaacagaaatTGGCCAACAAGCGAGCAAACTCGATGAATGCAACTACCGCATCCGATTTGCAATTGAACTACTATTCCGGTAACCCTGCTGATGGATTGAACTACGACGACACCTccagaaaaagaagatacGAAAACAATTCTCAACACAACATGTATGTGGTTAATAGTATTTTGAACGATTTCAACTTCCAACAAATGGCACAAGCTCCACAGCAACCAGGCGTTGTTGGAACCGCAGGTTCTGCTGAGTTCACCACCAAGAGGATGAAAGCCGGCACTGAGTATAACATTGATGTGTTTAACAAGTTGAATCATTTGGACGACCACTtgcaccaccaccaccctCAACAGCAACacccacaacaacaatatggCGGTAACATCTATGAAGCtgaaaaattcttcaactCCTTATCGAATTCCATCGACATGCAATATCAAAACATGTCAAcccaatatcaacaacaacatgcTGGTTCTACTTTTGCTCAACAGAAACCAACTCAACAAGCAAGTGGCCAATTGTATCCTTCTTTACCAACCATTGGCAATGGCTCATACACCACCAGTGGATCATCACACAAAGAAGGGTTGGTTAATAACCATAATGGATACTTGCCATCTTATCCTCAAATCAACCGTTCTTTGCCATATTCTTCTGGTGTGGcacaacaaccaccaaGTGCATTAGAGTTTGGCGGTGTTTCAACCTACCAGAAATCTGCACAATCATATGAAGAAGACAGCAGCGACAGTTCAGAGGAAGACGATTACAGCACTTCTTCAGAAGACGAGCTTGACACCttgtttgataaattaaacaTCGATGACAATAAAGTTGAAGAAGTGACGATTGATGGGTTCAATTTGAAGGATGTTGCCAAGCACAGAGAAATGATCCATGCTGTTCTTGGCTATTTGAGAAACCAAATcgaacaacaagaaaaggaaaagagCAAAGAACAAAAGGAGGTTGACGTTAATGAAACTAAATTATATCCAACTATAACTGCTTTCTAA
- the WSC4 gene encoding Wsc4p (Putative cell wall integrity and stress response subunit 4 precursor; transcription is specific to white cell type) translates to MTLRNQAMPALHPTLLVILLYISLTHALSLSRCSSTNLGGEKTSSEFMSNGLCRDTCSKDGYAVAVLSGNDCYCTNDVPADTTDMSNCEIGCPGYKDQENCAGDGYFGYLIIGQPSATVGGETSTSKSTQSSTSTSTSTSSTSTSSTTSSSSSTSTTSSSSSTSTSTTSEPSSSISPATTMVTKTTQITETHRSSNIVQVTQYSTEVLTVSPSTTSKSSTSSSSKSSSQTPIVSTKIEQTTAYSIKTVNGTQTQEIKTLYITQFTTQSTSDSTTGTTSFESASISNLRSQDASVAPTSSVPSSSTTDSPKTNKNAFFDDKGKVAGTFTAVGIVVVGIVGAMLYCCCCFGGAGGRHNDHDGYSDEENQYSSDELSVNHATVVAPYSKQSSFSTLKRDSSSKTLFAYFTGDNTNKESGVNRSSSRRKLMSRRSSQMSSSPNNNPEADGGAMFPINEIDSRLDPDTMFLNQNFSNKSLGDNQDYSRKLKITNPE, encoded by the coding sequence ATGACATTACGAAACCAAGCAATGCCAGCACTACATCCCACATTATTGGtcatattattatacatCTCGTTGACCCATGCACTATCGTTAAGTAGATGCTCCTCGACAAATTTGGGCGGTGAAAAAACAAGCAGCGAGTTCATGTCAAATGGGCTTTGTCGAGACACCTGTTCAAAGGATGGGTATGCCGTTGCTGTCTTGTCAGGAAACGATTGCTACTGTACCAACGATGTCCCAGCAGACACTACTGATATGTCGAATTGTGAAATTGGATGTCCAGGTTATAAAGACCAGGAAAATTGTGCTGGAGATGGTTATTTTGGGTACTTGATTATTGGACAACCATCAGCAACCGTCGGAGGAGAGACAAGTACGAGTAAGTCAACACAAAGCTCAACAAGCACATCAACAAGTACTAGCTCCACCTCTACATCGAGCACCACCTCAAGCTCATCATCCACTAGCACCACCTCAAGCTCATCATCCACTTCTACTTCCACTACTTCAGAACCCTCTTCTTCCATCTCCCCTGCCACCACCATGGTTACCAAAACAACACAAATCACAGAAACTCATCGTTCAAGCAATATTGTTCAAGTCACACAGTACTCGACAGAAGTACTTACCGTGTCTCCCAGCACCACATCCAAATCTTCTACTTCCTCATCATCGAAATCCTCCTCACAAACACCAATAGTATCCACAAAAATCGAACAAACAACAGCCTACTCCATCAAAACAGTAAATGGAACTCAAACACAAGAGATCAAAACACTATACATAACCCAATTCACGACCCAATCAACTCTGGATTCGACAACTGGCACCACAAGTTTTGAATCAGCATCAATATCTAATTTGCGGTCTCAGGACGCTTCTGTTGCGCCAACCCTGTCGGTGCCCAGCTCATCAACAACGGATTCCCCCAAGACCAACAAGAATGCATTTTTTGACGACAAGGGTAAGGTTGCTGGTACTTTTACTGCCGTTGGAATAGTTGTTGTCGGGATAGTCGGTGCTATGTTGtactgctgctgctgctttGGTGGAGCAGGTGGCAGACACAACGACCACGACGGGTACAGTGACGAAGAGAACCAATACAGCTCTGACGAATTGTCGGTCAACCATGCAACAGTTGTTGCTCCATACAGCAAGCAATCGTCATTTTCTACATTAAAGAGAGACAGTTCCTCAAAGACTTTATTTGCATATTTTACAGGCGACAATACGAATAAAGAGAGTGGAGTCAACCGAAGCTCGTCAAGACGAAAATTGATGAGCAGGAGAAGCAGTCAAATGAGCTCATCGCCCAATAACAACCCAGAAGCAGATGGAGGAGCTATGTTCCCAATTAATGAGATAGATTCCAGATTAGATCCAGACACAATGTTCTTGAATCAAAACTTTTCCAACAAATCACTTGGTGATAATCAAGATTATTCAAGAAAGCTTAAAATCACTAATCCTGAGTAA
- a CDS encoding type 1 protein phosphatase-activating protein YPI1 (Protein of unknown function; rat catheter and Spider biofilm induced), translating to MSNQPSRTIVQENNVLRLRPGSEPTPSSSNQQPPQQEQQQETTSTKKKKKKKAPKVRWTEGTVDNEHMNKKKTKICCIFHPQRSFDEEVEDDKHNHSCSSSDESSDSSDNEGDKDEDESRPSNGIPKPNAYEYQPHYENRSKLPEQG from the coding sequence ATGTCGAATCAACCTTCAAGAACAATAGTACAGGAAAATAACGTTCTACGTTTGAGGCCCGGATCCGAACCAACTCCATCATCATCGAatcaacaaccaccacaacaagagcaacaacaagaaactacatcaacaaagaagaagaagaagaagaaggcaCCAAAAGTCAGATGGACAGAAGGCACAGTTGATAACGAGCAtatgaacaagaagaaaaccaaaatatGTTGTATATTCCATCCACAGCGGTCATTTGACGAAGAGGTTGAAGACGACAAACATAATCATAGTTGTTCGAGTTCCGATGAAAGTAGTGATTCCTCAGATAACGAAGGCGATAAAGATGAAGACGAGTCTAGACCTAGCAATGGCATACCCAAACCAAATGCTTATGAGTATCAGCCACATTATGAGAACCGATCAAAACTTCCTGAACAAGGATAA